The following are encoded in a window of Solidesulfovibrio magneticus RS-1 genomic DNA:
- a CDS encoding universal stress protein, which produces MASVNTIVCAVDFSEGSPRVAEYAATLAKATGARLVCVYIAPSLAEYVGFNVPQAALDSFVGDVVSSAGQTMDAFVAEHFAGLPAKGLVLAGYPAEEILAAAEEQQADLIVMGTHGRTGIDRIIFGSVAEKVVKSARCPVLTVKPREEA; this is translated from the coding sequence ATGGCCAGCGTCAACACCATCGTGTGCGCCGTGGATTTCTCGGAAGGCTCCCCCAGGGTGGCCGAATATGCCGCCACCCTGGCCAAGGCCACCGGTGCAAGGCTCGTGTGCGTCTACATTGCCCCGTCCCTGGCCGAATACGTCGGCTTCAACGTGCCTCAGGCGGCCCTGGACAGCTTTGTCGGCGACGTGGTCTCCTCGGCCGGGCAGACCATGGACGCCTTCGTGGCCGAGCATTTCGCCGGCTTGCCGGCCAAGGGGCTGGTCCTGGCCGGCTATCCGGCCGAGGAAATCCTGGCTGCCGCCGAGGAGCAGCAGGCCGACCTCATCGTCATGGGCACACACGGCCGTACCGGCATCGACCGCATCATCTTCGGCTCCGTGGCCGAAAAGGTGGTCAAGTCGGCCCGCTGCCCGGTCCTGACCGTCAAGCCCCGCGAGGAAGCCTAA
- a CDS encoding methyl-accepting chemotaxis protein: MRSIKFKIMLQLVLVISIPTTIVLGIIFNTIYDDTVALHVASIRKEIGQLENAMTIFMEQSKQNVTFLAGDPLLPQADATLTSYAATTAKTKSVPRPDDRLGQDITALFARVQATHPAYVEVFFGSADGGFVSSVAGEMPAGYDPRKRPWYQEAMQTPDRTIISKAYMSTTGEAVVSVTKVVSDKGKLVGAVGVDISLGVLTKIVKDIRIAKTGYVVFVQGDGVVISDPSDDKRNFKKLAEIGVPAMERAFAGPDGHQLLDMGGKRYLVQTSTVSGLGWKFLTFVDYEELVGPMKSLMWKAAGGFVLILAAICGILHYFLHTAIFRALGRIIGHLKDIARGNYTARLTNTRRDEVGQVYEALNQTSATLEANMAEIEAKTAEAQHKARQAEEAAARAEEATAKAEAARVEGMLHAADSLKGVVGIVSTASAELSAQIGESTAGAEHQSGRINETATAVEEMTASVLEIARNAEVTARLAEQSKAAASEGGRQMERVKADVHGISTGFQEVYDSVSDLSRKADGIGSIAQTIEDIADQTNLLALNAAIEAARAGDAGRGFAVVADEVRKLAEKTMTATKEVGEAVAGIQRGVGGTLSGMDRARQIIEQSLGRTDEAAKGLAAMLDQFAQSSDQVRAIATAAEEQSSATEEINRHIEEINGIASETVGAMREAARAVAELAEQAVVLKKLIDSLESQSAAVRQLPG, encoded by the coding sequence ATGCGATCCATAAAATTCAAGATCATGTTGCAACTTGTTCTGGTCATTTCCATTCCCACGACCATTGTATTGGGAATCATTTTCAATACCATCTATGACGACACCGTGGCCCTGCACGTCGCCTCCATCCGCAAGGAAATCGGCCAGTTGGAAAACGCCATGACCATCTTCATGGAGCAGTCCAAGCAAAACGTCACCTTCCTGGCCGGCGATCCCTTGCTGCCCCAAGCCGACGCCACCCTGACCTCCTACGCCGCCACCACGGCCAAGACCAAATCCGTGCCCCGGCCAGACGACCGCCTCGGCCAGGACATCACGGCCCTTTTCGCCCGGGTCCAGGCCACCCATCCGGCCTATGTGGAAGTGTTTTTCGGTTCCGCCGACGGCGGCTTCGTCTCCAGCGTGGCCGGCGAGATGCCGGCCGGCTACGATCCGCGAAAGCGCCCCTGGTATCAGGAGGCCATGCAGACGCCGGATCGGACCATTATTTCCAAGGCCTACATGTCCACCACTGGCGAGGCCGTGGTCAGCGTCACCAAGGTGGTTTCGGATAAAGGCAAGCTGGTCGGGGCCGTGGGCGTCGACATCTCCCTTGGGGTGCTGACCAAGATCGTCAAGGACATCCGCATCGCCAAGACCGGCTACGTGGTCTTTGTCCAGGGCGACGGCGTGGTCATCTCCGACCCCAGCGACGACAAGCGCAATTTCAAAAAGCTCGCGGAGATCGGCGTGCCGGCCATGGAGCGGGCCTTTGCCGGGCCCGACGGCCATCAACTCCTGGACATGGGCGGCAAGCGGTATTTGGTCCAGACGTCCACGGTCTCCGGCCTGGGCTGGAAGTTTCTGACCTTCGTGGACTACGAGGAACTCGTCGGCCCCATGAAGAGCCTCATGTGGAAGGCGGCCGGCGGCTTCGTCCTCATCCTGGCCGCCATCTGCGGCATTTTGCACTACTTCCTGCACACGGCCATCTTCCGGGCCCTGGGCCGCATTATCGGCCACCTCAAGGACATCGCCCGGGGCAATTACACGGCCCGGCTGACGAACACCCGGCGCGACGAAGTGGGGCAGGTCTACGAGGCCCTCAACCAGACCTCGGCTACACTGGAGGCCAACATGGCCGAGATCGAGGCCAAGACCGCCGAGGCGCAACACAAGGCCAGGCAAGCCGAAGAGGCCGCCGCGCGGGCCGAGGAAGCCACGGCCAAAGCCGAAGCCGCCCGGGTGGAAGGGATGCTCCACGCCGCCGACAGCCTCAAGGGCGTGGTCGGCATCGTCTCCACCGCCTCGGCCGAACTGTCGGCCCAGATCGGCGAATCGACCGCCGGGGCCGAGCACCAGTCCGGACGCATCAACGAAACGGCCACGGCCGTGGAGGAGATGACCGCCTCGGTGCTGGAGATCGCCCGCAACGCCGAAGTCACGGCCCGGCTGGCCGAGCAGTCCAAGGCGGCGGCTTCCGAGGGCGGCCGCCAGATGGAGCGGGTCAAGGCCGATGTCCACGGCATCAGCACGGGCTTTCAGGAAGTCTATGATTCGGTGTCGGATTTGAGCCGCAAGGCCGACGGCATCGGCTCCATTGCCCAGACCATCGAGGACATCGCCGACCAGACCAATTTACTGGCCCTTAACGCCGCCATCGAGGCGGCCCGGGCCGGCGACGCCGGGCGCGGCTTTGCCGTGGTGGCCGACGAGGTCAGAAAACTGGCCGAAAAGACCATGACCGCCACCAAGGAAGTGGGCGAAGCCGTGGCCGGCATCCAGCGCGGCGTTGGCGGCACGCTTTCGGGCATGGACCGGGCGCGCCAGATCATCGAGCAGTCCCTTGGCCGCACCGACGAGGCGGCCAAGGGCTTGGCCGCCATGCTCGACCAGTTCGCCCAGTCCTCGGATCAGGTGCGGGCCATCGCCACGGCGGCCGAAGAGCAGTCTTCGGCCACCGAGGAGATCAACCGGCACATCGAGGAAATAAACGGCATCGCCTCCGAGACCGTGGGAGCCATGCGCGAGGCGGCCCGGGCCGTGGCCGAGCTGGCCGAACAGGCCGTGGTGCTCAAAAAGCTCATTGATTCCCTGGAGTCCCAAAGCGCCGCCGTCCGGCAACTGCCGGGCTAG
- the thpR gene encoding RNA 2',3'-cyclic phosphodiesterase, producing MPRLFVGIGLPPAHQAVAAGLVARLRPLACGPATWTRPDNAHLTLKFLGETDAARLPDITAALGRVAFAPFPLAVAGGGFFPSPSRPRVVWAGLAEGADSCRTLAAAVDAALARIGFAVEARPFAAHLTLGRLRDASRGCDVRGMLAVLGETVWPPATVEALTLYESTLGPQGPRYVALARFAGQEA from the coding sequence ATGCCCCGTCTTTTTGTCGGCATCGGCCTGCCGCCGGCTCACCAGGCCGTGGCGGCCGGACTTGTCGCGCGCCTGCGGCCGCTGGCCTGCGGCCCGGCCACCTGGACCCGGCCGGACAATGCCCATCTGACGCTCAAGTTCCTGGGCGAGACCGATGCCGCCCGGCTGCCGGACATCACTGCGGCCCTTGGCCGGGTAGCCTTTGCGCCGTTTCCCCTGGCCGTGGCCGGCGGCGGGTTTTTCCCGTCCCCGTCCCGGCCCCGGGTGGTATGGGCCGGGCTGGCCGAAGGGGCCGACTCTTGCCGGACCCTGGCCGCCGCCGTGGACGCGGCCCTGGCCCGGATCGGCTTCGCCGTCGAAGCCCGGCCCTTTGCCGCCCATTTGACCCTGGGGCGGCTTCGCGACGCTTCGCGCGGGTGCGATGTCCGGGGGATGCTGGCCGTGCTGGGCGAAACCGTCTGGCCGCCGGCGACGGTGGAGGCGTTGACGCTCTACGAATCGACCCTCGGTCCCCAGGGGCCGCGCTATGTCGCGTTGGCCCGCTTTGCCGGGCAGGAAGCCTAG